Proteins from a single region of Pseudodesulfovibrio portus:
- a CDS encoding IscA/HesB family protein, translating into MFEVTEAAQKQLEGYFSDKEASPIRVYLAAGGUAGPRLTLALDEPNDKDVTYEASGFTFVVDKELEAQTGNIKIDMTYYGFVVDSENPVGGSSGGSCDCSSAGSCGSAGSGGCGC; encoded by the coding sequence ATGTTTGAAGTAACCGAAGCCGCCCAGAAACAGCTGGAAGGCTATTTTTCCGATAAAGAAGCGTCCCCCATCCGCGTGTACCTCGCGGCCGGTGGCTGAGCAGGCCCTCGCCTGACCCTGGCTCTGGATGAGCCTAACGATAAAGACGTCACTTACGAAGCTTCCGGTTTCACCTTCGTCGTAGACAAGGAACTCGAAGCCCAGACCGGCAATATCAAGATCGACATGACCTACTACGGGTTCGTGGTCGACTCCGAGAATCCCGTTGGCGGCAGCAGCGGCGGCAGCTGCGACTGCTCCTCTGCGGGTTCCTGCGGTTCCGCCGGATCCGGCGGCTGCGGCTGCTAG
- a CDS encoding Spy/CpxP family protein refolding chaperone has protein sequence MKRNAIILALVAAIALCVAGLAMAQSGSMPGPGSGMGYGGMGSGGGKGYGGMWRGYQATPGQQEAFRKITEKYQPQFIKLADKLWAKRAQLNGALAQEKIDRQQAKAFAKEAGDLLAQSYELQVEMLADMREQGLSYFGMGMMHGGMMGGGMMDMMHGGMMGGMMNMMMGGGQRYYGDGQPGPGGYGNMPGPGMMQ, from the coding sequence ATGAAAAGGAATGCAATCATTCTGGCGTTGGTCGCAGCCATCGCACTTTGCGTTGCAGGGCTTGCAATGGCTCAATCCGGAAGCATGCCCGGTCCCGGCAGCGGCATGGGATATGGCGGCATGGGGTCCGGCGGCGGCAAAGGCTACGGCGGCATGTGGAGAGGCTACCAGGCCACGCCGGGGCAGCAGGAGGCGTTCAGGAAGATCACGGAGAAATACCAGCCGCAGTTCATCAAGCTGGCGGACAAGCTGTGGGCCAAACGGGCCCAACTCAACGGTGCCCTGGCCCAGGAAAAAATCGACCGGCAGCAGGCCAAGGCCTTTGCCAAGGAAGCCGGCGATCTCCTGGCCCAGTCCTATGAGCTGCAAGTGGAAATGCTCGCCGACATGCGCGAGCAGGGGTTGTCCTACTTCGGCATGGGCATGATGCACGGCGGCATGATGGGCGGCGGCATGATGGACATGATGCATGGAGGCATGATGGGCGGCATGATGAATATGATGATGGGCGGCGGCCAGCGGTATTACGGAGACGGTCAGCCCGGCCCCGGCGGCTATGGAAACATGCCGGGACCAGGCATGATGCAATAG
- a CDS encoding IscA/HesB family protein: MINVSESAQQELTKYFADKEVQPIRVHLADGGCAGPRLSLALDEPRDGDKSVEQGAFTFLINEELATASGAVSIDMSEYGFVVNSENQIGGGGCGCASSGSCGSAGSGGCGC; this comes from the coding sequence ATGATCAATGTATCCGAATCCGCCCAGCAGGAGCTGACCAAATATTTCGCAGACAAGGAAGTGCAGCCCATCCGGGTGCACCTGGCCGACGGCGGCTGCGCAGGCCCCCGCCTGTCCCTGGCCCTTGACGAGCCGCGCGACGGCGACAAGTCCGTTGAACAGGGTGCCTTCACCTTCCTTATCAACGAGGAACTGGCTACCGCCTCCGGCGCGGTCTCCATCGACATGTCCGAGTACGGCTTTGTCGTGAATTCCGAGAACCAGATCGGTGGCGGCGGCTGCGGTTGCGCCTCCTCGGGTTCCTGTGGTTCCGCCGGCTCCGGCGGCTGCGGCTGCTAG
- a CDS encoding phenylacetate--CoA ligase family protein translates to MYYSEYETESREKRMKRKWKGVQDVLMEAEQSSGEFRARLNALGACARDFKNFEDYGKIPPLRKKDIIQWQKEHGIGWFLNCKPGELSRIYQSPGPIYDPEGREGDYWAWAEGFFAAGFRPGDLAQMTFSYHMTPAGLMLEEPLRDIGCAVVPAGPGNTDKQIEFLTQLPVTAFVGMTSYLKVIGKKAEAAGFDLKNDFKLEKAYVAAEPLPEALRAEVEEMFGITVRQGYGTADVGCIAYECMELGGMHLSNYRHVEICDPATGEPLPDGELGEVVVTPFFTDYPLVRLATGDLSSIDTAQCACGRTARKLTGWKGRADDTAKVKGQFIYPGQAAAVIAKYPGISGWQIQVKSDNGRDALIVICETAVALDEESFVADFQATMKLRPIVEAVAPGTLPEGAPRLVDQRTFD, encoded by the coding sequence ATGTACTACAGCGAGTATGAGACCGAGTCGCGCGAGAAGCGAATGAAGCGCAAGTGGAAGGGCGTGCAGGATGTCCTGATGGAAGCCGAGCAGTCGTCGGGCGAGTTCCGGGCGCGGCTGAACGCGTTGGGTGCGTGCGCCAGGGATTTCAAGAATTTCGAAGACTACGGGAAGATCCCGCCGCTCCGGAAGAAGGACATCATCCAGTGGCAGAAGGAGCACGGCATCGGCTGGTTCCTGAACTGCAAGCCGGGCGAGCTGTCGCGTATTTATCAGTCCCCGGGCCCGATCTATGATCCCGAGGGCCGGGAAGGGGACTACTGGGCATGGGCCGAGGGGTTCTTTGCCGCGGGATTCCGGCCCGGCGATCTGGCCCAGATGACGTTTTCCTATCACATGACGCCCGCCGGGTTGATGCTTGAAGAGCCGCTTCGGGACATCGGGTGCGCGGTCGTCCCGGCCGGGCCGGGCAACACGGACAAGCAGATCGAGTTCCTGACCCAGCTGCCGGTGACGGCCTTCGTGGGCATGACCAGTTACCTCAAGGTCATCGGCAAGAAGGCCGAGGCCGCGGGGTTCGACCTCAAGAACGATTTCAAGCTGGAAAAGGCCTATGTGGCCGCCGAGCCCCTGCCCGAAGCCCTGCGCGCCGAGGTGGAGGAGATGTTCGGCATCACGGTCCGCCAGGGCTACGGCACTGCGGACGTGGGCTGCATCGCCTACGAGTGCATGGAGCTGGGCGGCATGCACCTGTCCAATTACCGGCATGTGGAGATCTGCGACCCGGCCACGGGCGAGCCCCTGCCCGACGGCGAACTCGGCGAGGTGGTGGTCACCCCGTTTTTCACCGACTACCCGCTGGTGCGGCTGGCCACGGGCGACCTGTCCTCCATCGACACGGCCCAGTGCGCGTGCGGCCGCACGGCCCGCAAGCTCACGGGCTGGAAGGGCCGCGCCGACGACACGGCCAAGGTCAAGGGTCAGTTCATCTATCCAGGCCAAGCCGCTGCGGTCATTGCCAAATATCCCGGCATTTCGGGCTGGCAGATTCAGGTAAAGAGTGATAATGGCAGAGATGCGCTGATCGTGATCTGCGAGACCGCTGTCGCGCTGGATGAAGAATCCTTTGTCGCCGATTTTCAGGCGACCATGAAATTGAGACCAATCGTCGAAGCCGTTGCGCCGGGCACCCTGCCCGAGGGCGCTCCCCGGCTCGTCGACCAAAGGACGTTCGATTAA
- a CDS encoding ABC transporter ATP-binding protein, producing the protein MGDVLKVENLEVVYNDVVLVLKGLSLACPRGRITALLGANGAGKSTTLKAISGLLEAEDGEVTDGVIQYNDEPIQGLIPEKIVRRGIFQVMEGRRIFEDLTVEENLKCGAFTRPRSEIAGSMAKVYEYFPRLKERSRQLAGYMSGGEQQMCAIGRAIMAKPELLLLDEPSLGLAPLLVEEIFEIIKRINQDEGVTILLVEQNARAALSVAEQAYIMENGRVVMDGTAKELLNNPDVQEFYLGMGHTGDKKSYRDVKHYRRRKRWLG; encoded by the coding sequence TTGGGCGACGTACTCAAAGTTGAAAACCTGGAAGTCGTGTACAACGACGTGGTCCTGGTCCTGAAGGGATTGTCCCTGGCCTGCCCGCGCGGGCGGATCACGGCCCTGCTCGGCGCCAACGGGGCGGGCAAGTCCACCACGCTCAAGGCCATATCCGGCCTGCTGGAAGCCGAGGACGGCGAGGTCACGGACGGGGTCATCCAGTACAACGACGAGCCCATCCAGGGCCTCATCCCGGAGAAGATCGTGAGGCGGGGCATCTTCCAGGTCATGGAAGGCCGCCGCATCTTCGAGGACCTGACCGTGGAGGAGAACCTCAAGTGCGGCGCGTTCACCCGCCCGCGCTCGGAGATCGCCGGGTCCATGGCCAAGGTCTACGAGTATTTCCCGCGTCTCAAGGAGCGGAGCAGGCAGCTGGCCGGATACATGTCCGGCGGCGAGCAGCAGATGTGCGCCATCGGCCGGGCCATCATGGCCAAGCCTGAGTTGCTGCTCCTGGACGAGCCGTCCCTCGGCCTTGCCCCGCTGCTGGTTGAAGAGATTTTCGAGATCATCAAGCGGATCAACCAGGACGAGGGCGTGACCATCCTCCTGGTGGAACAGAACGCCCGCGCCGCCCTGTCCGTGGCAGAGCAGGCCTACATCATGGAAAACGGTCGCGTGGTCATGGACGGCACGGCCAAGGAACTGCTCAACAACCCGGACGTCCAGGAATTCTACCTGGGCATGGGACATACCGGCGACAAGAAAAGTTATCGGGATGTCAAACACTACCGCAGAAGAAAACGCTGGCTCGGGTAG
- a CDS encoding ABC transporter substrate-binding protein encodes MRVGKIITAACTMLLAGLMLFGCGGEEQKSAETKKADTTPIQVGGLVDMSGPTSSVGVPYAQGLKAGVQYVNANGGIDGRMIEFNLQDTAYNVQQGLSLYKKMVNAGAVCIQGYGSAVTEALVRNLAKDKVPDLSASYSAHLTDPKTAPYNFFVAADYSTQARAAIKYFKDNWTEARAPKIAFIYPDHPYGLAPIKGAKAYAEELGFEIVGDANVSLKAIDATTELLPLKDLAPDFCWIGGTTPSTSVILKSAKNIGMETTFFTNIWGSDENLPKLAGEDANGAFSNQAAAVYGQDVPGMKAIMELTNNEPQMTHFTRGFVSVLVMTEGLKRAAAKGGITGESLKDALETLRDFDPMGLAPAISYFPDDHRPNMAVFLYTIKDGKLTFVKEQILERRADWLGH; translated from the coding sequence ATGAGGGTTGGTAAAATCATAACCGCAGCGTGCACCATGCTTCTTGCCGGGCTGATGCTCTTTGGTTGCGGAGGCGAGGAACAGAAATCGGCAGAAACCAAAAAAGCGGACACGACCCCCATCCAGGTAGGCGGGCTGGTCGATATGTCCGGACCCACCTCGTCCGTGGGCGTGCCGTATGCACAGGGTCTCAAGGCGGGCGTCCAGTACGTGAACGCCAACGGCGGCATCGACGGCCGCATGATCGAATTCAACCTGCAGGACACCGCCTACAACGTCCAGCAGGGCCTTTCCCTGTACAAGAAGATGGTCAACGCGGGCGCGGTCTGCATCCAGGGCTACGGCTCGGCAGTGACCGAGGCCCTGGTCCGCAACCTGGCCAAGGACAAGGTGCCCGACCTGTCCGCGTCCTATTCGGCCCACCTGACCGATCCCAAGACCGCCCCGTACAACTTCTTCGTTGCGGCGGATTATTCCACCCAGGCGCGTGCGGCCATCAAGTACTTCAAGGACAACTGGACCGAGGCCCGGGCGCCGAAGATCGCCTTCATCTACCCGGACCACCCGTACGGCCTGGCCCCCATCAAGGGAGCCAAGGCGTATGCCGAAGAGCTGGGCTTCGAGATCGTGGGCGACGCCAACGTCTCCCTCAAGGCCATCGACGCCACCACCGAGCTGCTGCCCCTGAAGGACCTGGCCCCGGACTTCTGCTGGATCGGCGGCACCACCCCGTCCACGTCCGTCATCCTCAAGTCGGCCAAGAACATCGGCATGGAGACCACCTTCTTCACCAACATCTGGGGCTCTGACGAGAACCTGCCCAAGCTGGCCGGCGAGGACGCCAACGGCGCGTTTTCCAACCAGGCCGCCGCAGTCTACGGTCAGGACGTGCCCGGCATGAAGGCGATCATGGAGCTGACCAACAACGAGCCGCAGATGACCCACTTCACGCGCGGCTTCGTGTCCGTGCTGGTCATGACCGAGGGCCTGAAGAGGGCCGCCGCCAAGGGCGGGATCACCGGCGAATCCCTCAAGGACGCGCTGGAGACCCTGCGCGACTTCGATCCCATGGGACTGGCCCCGGCCATTTCCTACTTCCCGGACGACCACCGTCCGAACATGGCCGTGTTCCTGTACACCATCAAGGACGGCAAGCTGACCTTCGTGAAGGAACAGATCCTGGAGCGTCGAGCCGACTGGCTCGGCCACTAA
- a CDS encoding branched-chain amino acid ABC transporter permease translates to MQGKCGLFFTSYQGEARIFQSGFQKIMIGLLVAGLLAAPFGLGSYLVSIMNLIFIAVIGAVSLNLLTGVCGQISLGHGAFIGVGAFAAGQCTLHGVPFPLAILTGGLITAMVGMVFGVPSLRLKGIYLAIATLAAQLVLEYTFLHGGELTGGSNGLLLNPPEILGFAFDSETRMYYLLFVFACLSLLMVSNIMRSKYGRAFVSIRDFYLSAEIVGVNLFWYKIIAFGVSSFLAGVAGGLWGHYTGYISGEQFNIGLSITYLAMVVIGGLGSVIGSVFGAVFLTLLPEVLNVLANGLSGWFPAINQVVGAIQHGVFGLVLILFLIYEPEGLAHRWRLIKAYWKLYPFAH, encoded by the coding sequence ATGCAGGGCAAATGCGGACTCTTCTTCACTTCCTACCAGGGCGAGGCCCGGATATTCCAGTCCGGCTTCCAGAAAATCATGATCGGCCTGCTCGTGGCGGGCCTGCTCGCGGCACCGTTCGGGCTGGGCAGCTACCTGGTCTCGATCATGAACCTGATCTTCATCGCGGTCATCGGGGCCGTTTCCCTCAACCTGCTGACCGGCGTGTGCGGCCAGATTTCACTCGGCCACGGCGCGTTCATCGGCGTGGGCGCGTTCGCCGCGGGCCAATGCACCCTGCACGGCGTGCCGTTCCCCCTGGCCATTCTCACCGGCGGCCTGATCACGGCCATGGTCGGCATGGTCTTCGGCGTGCCGTCGCTCCGGCTCAAGGGCATCTACCTGGCCATCGCCACCCTGGCCGCGCAGCTGGTGCTGGAATACACCTTCCTGCACGGCGGCGAGCTCACGGGCGGCTCCAACGGGCTGCTGCTCAACCCGCCGGAGATACTCGGCTTCGCCTTCGACTCCGAGACTCGGATGTACTACCTGCTCTTCGTTTTCGCCTGCTTAAGTCTGCTCATGGTGTCCAACATCATGCGCAGCAAGTACGGGCGCGCCTTCGTGTCCATCCGCGACTTCTACCTGTCCGCCGAGATCGTGGGTGTGAACCTGTTCTGGTACAAGATCATCGCCTTCGGCGTCAGCTCGTTCCTGGCGGGCGTGGCCGGTGGGCTGTGGGGCCACTACACCGGCTACATCTCGGGCGAGCAGTTCAATATCGGGCTGTCCATCACCTATCTGGCCATGGTCGTCATCGGCGGCCTCGGTTCGGTCATCGGGTCCGTGTTCGGGGCCGTGTTCCTGACCCTGCTGCCCGAGGTGCTCAATGTCTTGGCCAACGGGCTGAGCGGCTGGTTCCCGGCCATCAACCAGGTGGTGGGGGCCATCCAGCACGGCGTGTTCGGGTTGGTGCTGATCCTTTTCCTCATCTACGAGCCGGAGGGGCTGGCCCATCGCTGGAGGCTGATCAAGGCGTACTGGAAACTGTATCCCTTTGCCCATTAG
- a CDS encoding branched-chain amino acid ABC transporter permease, with protein sequence MEYYLQLIVNGLVVGSIYSLVALGFVIIYKATKVVNFAQGELVMVGAYVCFALTVQFNIPFIWAFLITLAFSVLLGLAIERMVLRPLIGEEHISVIMVTVGMSSVLKSLVQLFWGTQIKVYPQVLPSEPVMIAGLPVAPVYIAAFFLSVVLFAVFSAFFKYSRTGVAMRATAFDQQAAQSMGIGIKNIFAMSWCIACIVSAVGGVILGNINGINSHIGHLGLKVFPAVILGGLDSLLGAALGGLIIGVLENVCDGAARQLFNLGGFREVAAFIILVVILMIKPYGLFGTKEIERV encoded by the coding sequence GTGGAATATTATCTCCAACTGATAGTCAACGGGCTGGTGGTCGGTTCCATCTATTCCCTGGTGGCGCTGGGATTCGTCATCATCTACAAGGCCACCAAGGTCGTGAACTTCGCCCAGGGCGAGCTGGTCATGGTCGGCGCCTACGTCTGCTTCGCCCTGACCGTGCAGTTCAACATCCCGTTCATCTGGGCGTTTCTGATCACGCTGGCCTTTTCGGTCCTGCTCGGACTGGCCATCGAGCGCATGGTGCTCAGGCCGCTCATCGGCGAGGAGCACATCTCGGTCATCATGGTCACCGTGGGCATGAGCTCGGTGCTCAAGTCCCTGGTCCAGCTCTTCTGGGGCACCCAGATCAAGGTCTACCCGCAGGTGCTGCCCTCGGAGCCTGTCATGATCGCCGGGCTGCCCGTGGCCCCGGTGTACATCGCGGCCTTTTTCCTGTCCGTGGTCCTGTTCGCCGTGTTCTCCGCCTTCTTCAAGTATTCCCGGACCGGCGTGGCCATGCGGGCCACGGCCTTCGACCAGCAGGCCGCGCAGTCCATGGGCATCGGCATCAAGAACATCTTCGCCATGAGCTGGTGCATCGCCTGCATCGTGTCCGCCGTGGGCGGCGTGATCCTGGGCAACATCAACGGCATCAACTCCCATATCGGCCACCTGGGCCTCAAGGTCTTCCCGGCGGTCATCCTGGGCGGCCTGGATTCCCTGCTCGGCGCGGCCCTGGGCGGGCTGATCATCGGCGTGCTGGAAAACGTCTGTGACGGCGCGGCCCGGCAGCTCTTCAACCTCGGCGGGTTCAGGGAGGTGGCGGCCTTCATCATCCTGGTGGTCATCCTGATGATCAAACCATACGGCCTGTTCGGCACCAAAGAGATCGAGAGGGTGTAG
- a CDS encoding AMP-binding protein, translating to MAKPYKTTLPRLLVRQAEERAQKTALREKEWGVWQAVSWQDNLRITAEFACGLEALGLGRGDIVILIGDNRPEWIWAELAIQGLGGIALGLYQDSPAEEIEYIFALSECKLVVAEDQEQVDKMLSFRGNLPELAHIIYHDPKGLVAYEKDVDGLEDFKAVRRLGRESRSDCVAHFKSRVSGVKPDDPCLIATTSGTTGRPKLAMLSHRNLLSMAHNLGKYDPKSARDEFVSFLPLAWMGEQMMAVASALLFGFCVNFPETPDTASADSREIGPHFLFSPPRVYESIAAKVQGDIMETTPMKRFLYNRFLPIGYEYVDTLFAGRTPSPWLRLKYFVADQGLFRALRDRLGFSRMRSATTGGAALGPDIFRFFHALGVNLKQIYGQTEIAGISCIHKEGEVDFTSVGAPIPETEVRITDEGEIISRSPAVFLGYYKNEEATRETVTEDGWLLSGDAGYFDDNGRLVVIDRVKDVMHLNDGTRFSPQFLENKIKFSPFLRESVVLGGGRDHVAAILCIDMAIVGHWAETNMITYTTYQDLAAKDEVYALVKAEVAKTNATLPEETRIKRFCLLYKELDPDDGELTRTRKVRRTTINERYGALIEALYTDACALNLETEITYQDGRVREMCGDIRIEDMEA from the coding sequence ATGGCAAAACCATACAAGACCACGTTGCCCCGACTGCTCGTCAGACAGGCCGAGGAGCGCGCCCAAAAGACTGCCCTGCGTGAGAAGGAGTGGGGTGTCTGGCAGGCCGTGTCCTGGCAGGACAACCTGCGCATCACCGCCGAGTTCGCCTGCGGGCTCGAGGCGTTGGGCCTGGGCCGGGGCGACATCGTCATCCTCATCGGCGACAACCGCCCGGAATGGATATGGGCCGAGTTGGCCATCCAGGGTCTGGGCGGCATTGCGCTCGGCCTCTACCAGGACTCGCCGGCCGAGGAAATCGAATACATCTTCGCCCTTTCCGAGTGCAAGCTCGTGGTCGCCGAGGACCAGGAGCAGGTGGACAAGATGCTCTCGTTCCGGGGCAACCTGCCGGAACTCGCTCATATCATCTACCACGATCCCAAGGGATTGGTCGCCTATGAGAAGGACGTGGACGGGCTCGAGGATTTCAAGGCCGTCCGCCGCCTGGGCCGCGAATCCCGCTCCGACTGCGTGGCCCATTTCAAGAGCCGCGTCAGCGGCGTCAAGCCGGACGACCCGTGCCTCATCGCCACCACCTCGGGCACCACGGGCAGGCCCAAGCTGGCCATGCTCTCCCACAGAAACCTGCTGTCCATGGCCCACAACCTGGGCAAGTACGACCCCAAGTCGGCCAGGGACGAGTTCGTTTCCTTCCTGCCCCTGGCCTGGATGGGCGAGCAGATGATGGCCGTGGCCTCGGCCCTGCTCTTCGGGTTCTGCGTCAACTTCCCCGAGACCCCGGATACGGCCAGCGCCGACTCGCGCGAGATCGGCCCGCACTTCCTCTTTTCCCCGCCGAGGGTGTACGAGTCCATCGCGGCCAAGGTCCAGGGCGACATCATGGAGACCACGCCCATGAAGCGGTTCCTCTACAACCGCTTCCTGCCCATCGGCTACGAGTACGTGGACACCCTGTTCGCGGGCAGGACTCCCTCCCCATGGCTCCGGCTCAAGTATTTCGTGGCCGACCAGGGGCTGTTCCGCGCCCTGCGCGACCGGCTCGGCTTCTCCCGCATGCGCAGCGCCACCACCGGCGGCGCGGCCCTGGGGCCGGACATCTTCCGCTTCTTCCACGCGCTGGGCGTGAACCTCAAGCAGATTTACGGCCAGACCGAGATCGCGGGCATCTCCTGCATCCACAAGGAAGGGGAGGTGGACTTCACGTCCGTCGGCGCGCCCATACCCGAGACCGAGGTCAGGATCACGGACGAGGGCGAGATCATCTCCCGGTCCCCGGCCGTGTTCCTCGGCTACTACAAGAACGAGGAGGCCACCCGCGAGACCGTCACCGAGGACGGCTGGCTGCTTTCGGGCGACGCGGGCTACTTCGACGACAACGGCCGCCTGGTGGTCATCGACCGCGTCAAGGACGTCATGCACCTCAACGACGGCACCCGGTTCTCGCCCCAGTTCCTGGAGAACAAGATCAAGTTCTCCCCGTTCCTGCGCGAGTCGGTGGTGCTGGGAGGCGGGCGCGACCATGTGGCCGCCATCCTGTGCATCGACATGGCCATCGTGGGCCACTGGGCCGAGACCAACATGATCACCTACACCACCTACCAGGACCTGGCGGCCAAGGACGAGGTCTACGCGCTGGTCAAGGCGGAGGTGGCCAAGACCAACGCGACGCTCCCGGAGGAGACGCGGATCAAGCGGTTCTGCCTGCTCTACAAGGAACTGGACCCGGACGACGGCGAACTGACCCGGACGCGCAAGGTGCGGCGAACGACCATCAACGAACGCTACGGCGCGCTCATCGAGGCGCTCTACACCGACGCCTGCGCCCTGAATCTGGAAACCGAAATCACCTACCAGGACGGCCGGGTGCGGGAAATGTGCGGCGATATCCGCATCGAGGACATGGAGGCCTAA
- a CDS encoding ABC transporter ATP-binding protein, with amino-acid sequence MAYLDVCDVTLTFKGIAALMGVSFTVEQGTIASLIGPNGAGKTSMLNCISGRYVPDGGARGPCSISLDGECLLSLPAHKRTELGLSRTFQNIALFKGLSVLDNLMVGRHSQINYGLLSSIMYWGKAVRTEDRHRRRVEDVIDFLNLSPYRHQHAGRLPYGVQKRVELGRALAAEPKLILLDEPMAGMNLEETEDMARYILDIAEEWGVTVLLVEHDMGVVMDISDKVVVIDFGQKIAEGTPDEVQANKDVIAAYLGTEDAAFTGR; translated from the coding sequence ATGGCCTACCTCGACGTCTGTGATGTAACACTCACGTTCAAGGGCATTGCCGCCCTCATGGGGGTTTCCTTCACCGTTGAACAAGGGACTATCGCGTCCCTTATCGGTCCCAACGGTGCGGGAAAGACTTCCATGCTCAACTGTATCAGCGGCCGCTACGTCCCCGATGGCGGGGCTCGCGGGCCGTGCAGCATCTCCCTCGACGGCGAGTGCCTGCTCTCGCTTCCGGCGCATAAGCGCACGGAGCTCGGGCTCTCGCGCACTTTCCAGAACATCGCCCTGTTCAAGGGTCTGTCCGTGCTCGACAACCTGATGGTCGGTCGGCACAGCCAGATCAACTACGGGTTGCTCTCCTCCATCATGTACTGGGGCAAAGCGGTACGCACGGAGGATCGGCATCGTCGCCGCGTGGAAGATGTAATCGATTTCCTCAACCTTTCGCCCTACCGGCACCAACACGCGGGACGCCTTCCCTACGGGGTGCAGAAAAGGGTGGAACTCGGACGCGCACTCGCCGCCGAACCCAAGCTCATCCTCCTGGACGAGCCCATGGCGGGCATGAACCTCGAAGAGACCGAGGACATGGCCCGATATATCCTCGACATAGCCGAAGAATGGGGCGTTACCGTCCTATTGGTGGAACACGACATGGGAGTTGTCATGGACATCTCCGACAAGGTCGTGGTCATCGATTTCGGCCAGAAGATCGCCGAGGGTACGCCGGACGAGGTGCAGGCGAACAAGGACGTCATCGCTGCCTATCTAGGCACCGAGGACGCAGCGTTCACAGGGAGATAG
- a CDS encoding CBS domain-containing protein: MYVGLKMLRDFVKVTPQTLVKDAQKQLEDNKLWMLLVVDENGKLLGYVRKEDIFAALPSIMTSLEKHEINYLMSKLTVEKIYRTDIKTVAPETEIEGAADMMFEMDLAGLAVVGQEGELIGYINRNVMLDVLAEEMGYREGGSRLTIEVEDRSGVLYEVAGVIANMKMSIISTGTFFFNGRRVVVVRVDTEDPSAVEAALTDRGYKLVTPDDFKEEWT, from the coding sequence ATGTACGTCGGACTGAAAATGCTTCGCGACTTCGTCAAGGTCACCCCCCAGACCCTGGTCAAGGACGCCCAGAAACAGCTTGAGGACAACAAGCTCTGGATGCTCCTGGTGGTGGACGAGAACGGCAAGCTGCTCGGCTACGTGCGCAAGGAAGACATCTTTGCGGCCCTTCCCTCCATCATGACCTCCCTGGAAAAACACGAGATCAACTATCTGATGAGCAAGCTGACGGTGGAGAAGATCTACCGCACCGACATCAAGACCGTGGCCCCCGAGACCGAAATCGAGGGCGCGGCGGACATGATGTTCGAGATGGACCTGGCCGGTCTGGCCGTGGTCGGTCAAGAGGGCGAGCTCATCGGATACATCAATCGAAACGTCATGCTCGACGTGCTTGCCGAAGAGATGGGATACCGCGAGGGCGGGTCCCGTCTGACCATCGAGGTCGAGGACCGGTCCGGCGTACTCTATGAAGTCGCCGGGGTCATCGCCAACATGAAGATGTCCATCATCTCCACCGGCACATTCTTTTTCAACGGACGCCGCGTCGTCGTCGTCCGAGTAGATACCGAAGACCCGTCCGCAGTGGAGGCAGCTCTCACGGACCGGGGCTACAAATTGGTCACTCCCGACGATTTCAAGGAAGAGTGGACCTAA
- a CDS encoding diguanylate cyclase: MATGSSRRRGAPFKLGKITATIGASVGISVCPNHGSSEEALVKCADQAMYRSKEKGKNTCTSASSPDD, from the coding sequence TTGGCGACAGGATCATCGAGGCGGCGGGGCGCTCCCTTCAAGCTGGGGAAAATCACCGCCACCATCGGGGCTAGCGTCGGCATCTCCGTCTGCCCGAACCACGGGAGTTCGGAAGAGGCGCTCGTCAAGTGCGCGGACCAGGCCATGTACCGGTCCAAGGAAAAGGGGAAGAACACGTGCACTTCCGCAAGTTCCCCGGACGACTGA